Proteins encoded within one genomic window of Parolsenella massiliensis:
- a CDS encoding DUF362 domain-containing protein has translation MEPSKVYFCDLHTHMGDGLPNKLKRLIKKAGIEQIDFENKFVAIKMHLGEPGNLSFLRPNYARAVVDVVRELGGKPFITDCNTLYVGGRKNALDHLDSAYANGFNPFQTGCHTIIADGLKGLDEVEVPVEGGEYVKNAKIGRALMDADIVISLTHFKGHEQAGFGGAMKNIGMGGGSRAGKMEQHAAGKPSVNTDVCIGCRQCAKICAHDAFSFEQTHEHEFSNGKVREVNVASIDHDKCVGCGRCIAVCNQDAISPDYDAAVEVLNYKIAEYTKAVVDGRPSFHISLAIDVSPNCDCHDENDKPIVGDIGFFASFDPVALDQACIDAVMAQPALPDTELTRMQAKLEAAGELDDAHAHDKFYVTHPDTDWKSCIDHAEKIGLGTHEYELIKVK, from the coding sequence ATGGAACCCTCAAAGGTCTACTTCTGCGACCTGCACACCCACATGGGAGACGGCCTGCCCAACAAGCTCAAGCGCCTCATCAAGAAGGCGGGCATCGAGCAAATCGACTTCGAGAACAAGTTCGTCGCCATCAAGATGCACCTGGGCGAGCCGGGAAACCTCAGCTTCCTGCGCCCCAACTACGCCCGCGCCGTCGTTGACGTCGTTCGCGAGCTGGGCGGCAAGCCCTTCATCACCGACTGCAACACGCTCTACGTGGGCGGCCGCAAGAACGCGCTCGATCATCTCGACAGCGCCTACGCCAACGGCTTCAACCCGTTCCAGACCGGCTGCCACACGATCATCGCCGACGGCCTCAAGGGCCTCGACGAGGTTGAGGTGCCCGTCGAGGGCGGCGAGTACGTCAAGAACGCCAAGATCGGCCGTGCCCTCATGGACGCGGACATCGTCATCAGCCTCACGCACTTCAAGGGCCACGAGCAGGCCGGCTTTGGCGGCGCCATGAAGAACATCGGCATGGGCGGAGGCTCTCGCGCCGGCAAGATGGAGCAGCACGCGGCCGGCAAGCCCAGCGTCAACACGGACGTCTGCATCGGCTGCCGCCAGTGCGCCAAGATTTGTGCGCACGACGCCTTCTCGTTCGAGCAGACGCACGAGCACGAATTTTCCAACGGCAAGGTGCGCGAGGTCAACGTGGCCTCCATCGACCACGACAAGTGCGTGGGCTGCGGCCGCTGCATCGCCGTGTGCAACCAGGACGCCATCAGCCCCGACTACGACGCCGCCGTGGAGGTGCTCAACTACAAGATCGCCGAGTACACGAAGGCCGTCGTCGACGGGCGCCCGAGCTTCCACATCTCGCTTGCCATCGACGTCTCGCCCAACTGTGACTGCCACGACGAGAACGACAAGCCCATCGTGGGCGACATCGGGTTCTTCGCCAGCTTTGACCCTGTCGCCCTCGACCAGGCGTGCATCGACGCCGTCATGGCCCAGCCCGCGCTTCCCGACACCGAGCTCACGCGCATGCAGGCCAAGCTCGAAGCCGCAGGCGAGCTCGATGACGCCCACGCCCACGACAAGT